One genomic segment of Pedobacter endophyticus includes these proteins:
- a CDS encoding lytic transglycosylase domain-containing protein: MIKKLLFASICAFLGFASTSSAQQILKLDSLPKGQNNIFINTDTTAVPVVNENPLMMSQNYIYKLRLDSITKTVPLPYNEFVQQYIDIYAKRKDMFGKMMGLSNYYFPIFDKALKDFNIPQEIKYLTIVESQMNPHAISRVGATGIWQFMFGTGKAYGLKMDNFVDERKDPIQASYAAAAYFRDAYEELGDWLLAIAAYNCGKGNVTRAIAKAGSSDFWEIRQFLPKETRNYVPAFIAAVYVMNYYGKHQIAPQACDLYLKTDTVQTSRFVSLSSLAKALNVNETALFALNPSYKKKIVNGTDEEPKRIVMPKLRDADFAGIYDVLYNSELDVDMKVVQASTDDVRDLRKQKLTTPPAVAVVYHKVASGQNLTSVANKYGVEVQDLRVWNRLKSKTIVPGQKLKIFAKKQATLKAPTSFLSYKVKIGDTLSGIAEKFDGATVQSIKKDNGLNKAALQPGMVLKISKG, translated from the coding sequence ATGATTAAAAAATTACTTTTTGCCTCTATTTGTGCTTTTCTTGGATTCGCCTCCACTTCTTCTGCGCAGCAAATTTTAAAATTAGATAGTCTGCCGAAGGGACAGAACAACATTTTCATCAATACCGATACAACAGCGGTTCCTGTCGTAAACGAGAATCCGTTGATGATGAGCCAAAATTATATCTACAAGCTCAGGCTCGATTCGATAACCAAAACCGTTCCCCTGCCTTACAACGAGTTCGTTCAACAATACATTGATATCTATGCCAAACGCAAGGATATGTTTGGCAAAATGATGGGCTTATCAAACTACTATTTTCCCATTTTTGATAAGGCGCTCAAAGATTTTAATATTCCGCAGGAAATAAAATACCTTACCATCGTAGAGTCGCAAATGAACCCGCATGCCATTTCGAGGGTTGGCGCAACCGGTATTTGGCAGTTTATGTTTGGTACGGGCAAAGCTTATGGCTTAAAGATGGATAATTTTGTTGATGAGCGGAAAGATCCCATTCAGGCCAGTTATGCGGCTGCAGCTTATTTTAGAGATGCCTATGAGGAACTCGGCGACTGGCTTTTGGCTATTGCAGCCTACAATTGTGGCAAGGGAAACGTAACACGTGCTATAGCGAAGGCGGGTTCCAGCGATTTTTGGGAGATCAGACAGTTTTTGCCAAAGGAAACCCGAAACTATGTGCCTGCATTTATTGCCGCTGTTTATGTAATGAACTATTATGGCAAGCACCAAATTGCCCCGCAAGCCTGCGATTTATACCTGAAAACAGATACCGTTCAAACTAGCAGGTTCGTTTCGCTTTCGTCGCTGGCCAAGGCCTTAAATGTGAATGAAACAGCGCTGTTTGCGTTGAACCCATCGTATAAAAAGAAAATTGTAAACGGAACCGATGAAGAGCCTAAAAGGATTGTGATGCCCAAGTTGCGGGATGCAGACTTTGCGGGTATTTACGATGTGCTTTACAACTCGGAGCTTGATGTAGATATGAAAGTTGTTCAGGCGAGCACCGACGATGTGCGTGATTTACGCAAGCAAAAGTTAACAACTCCGCCCGCAGTTGCGGTGGTCTATCATAAGGTTGCCTCTGGACAAAACCTGACCTCGGTGGCGAATAAATACGGCGTAGAGGTTCAGGATTTACGTGTGTGGAACCGCCTAAAAAGTAAAACCATTGTTCCCGGGCAGAAACTGAAAATTTTTGCCAAAAAGCAGGCCACGTTAAAAGCGCCAACTTCATTTTTAAGTTACAAAGTGAAGATCGGCGATACGCTTTCGGGCATTGCCGAAAAGTTTGACGGAGCAACCGTTCAAAGCATTAAAAAGGATAACGGATTAAATAAGGCGGCGTTGCAACCGGGTATGGTCCTCAAAATTAGTAAGGGCTAA